A genome region from Coprococcus phoceensis includes the following:
- a CDS encoding DUF4125 family protein, whose product MQEENKQIDPGTMERLVQGNEQIGYYRSISNYEEALKISKEMLELVKELGLQESEAHGTTLLNAATAYRAAGMCEKAIAMYRAAEQIFKNLGIQDERLAGLYNNMSMAFQQKEDYGTAESCLLQALAIVRNLPDHKVEEATTYANLASVCYEKEEFAQGIEYVQRAIERFEECEEKDAHYCGALALLAQGHYEQGELEKAISAYTEALREILAHFGKNESYAMTCENCAIVLSKAGFAKEAEYLKKEAKETYENIRRPKKEISGLELSKCYYETYGKAMLKEQFPEYADRVAAGLVGHGSECLGFDDMWSKDHDFGPGFCLWLTEKDYEKVGQKMQEAYEALPKAFMGYPARNTSKRGGGRVGVLSIPEFYEEFTGNGAWSEMEDEKLAMAVNGEMFDDPLGEFSAIREQLQNGMPFAVWKRRLANAVALTAQAGQYNYGRCKKRNDIVAANLALDEFVREGMRTAYLLNRRYMPYYKWAWRGLENLERLSELKPLFEQVLSSEGERESVVEEICARLLEELKRQNLTYGEETFLELHVERILEAKEEMNPIIEQIVEMEWEMFQNVRNTGGRAACQDDFETFDVMRKSQFLIWDLPLLESYWQDLQEGKAQGRNLVMEKYAYMMESTAPKEYEAIATGLPKISEEKQAMVEQIVAIQVGWREEFAEKYPHLSGQARIIHTSEDTLYDISFETYLRGELKTYSMQTLVLYGRRIVAFVQEQKNMTEEIMRYTTAFYGYKTLEDAEIK is encoded by the coding sequence ATGCAGGAAGAAAACAAACAGATAGATCCAGGAACAATGGAAAGATTGGTTCAGGGAAATGAACAGATTGGTTACTATAGAAGTATCAGCAACTATGAGGAGGCGCTAAAGATTTCAAAAGAGATGCTGGAACTGGTGAAAGAGCTTGGTTTACAGGAGAGTGAGGCGCATGGGACGACACTTTTGAATGCGGCGACCGCATATCGAGCAGCAGGTATGTGCGAAAAGGCGATTGCGATGTACCGGGCAGCGGAACAGATTTTCAAAAATCTTGGAATTCAAGATGAGCGTTTGGCGGGACTTTATAATAATATGAGTATGGCATTTCAGCAAAAAGAAGACTATGGGACGGCAGAGAGCTGTCTTTTGCAGGCGCTTGCAATTGTTAGAAACCTTCCGGATCATAAAGTGGAAGAGGCGACAACCTATGCAAATCTGGCGTCAGTCTGCTATGAAAAGGAAGAATTTGCACAAGGGATTGAATATGTGCAGAGGGCGATTGAACGATTTGAGGAATGTGAAGAAAAAGATGCGCACTATTGCGGTGCGTTGGCACTTCTTGCACAGGGGCACTATGAGCAGGGAGAATTGGAAAAAGCAATTTCGGCCTATACAGAAGCATTGCGGGAGATTTTGGCGCATTTTGGGAAGAATGAGTCTTATGCAATGACTTGTGAAAACTGCGCAATTGTGCTTTCGAAAGCTGGATTTGCAAAAGAGGCAGAGTATCTGAAAAAAGAGGCGAAAGAAACTTATGAGAACATACGAAGACCGAAAAAAGAGATTTCAGGTCTCGAATTGTCAAAATGCTACTATGAGACTTACGGGAAAGCGATGCTAAAAGAGCAATTTCCAGAATATGCAGATCGTGTGGCAGCAGGTCTTGTTGGGCATGGCTCAGAGTGTCTCGGGTTTGACGACATGTGGTCAAAGGATCATGATTTTGGACCGGGATTCTGTCTTTGGCTTACGGAGAAAGACTATGAAAAAGTAGGTCAAAAGATGCAGGAAGCATATGAGGCGCTCCCGAAGGCTTTTATGGGTTATCCGGCACGGAATACTTCAAAGCGAGGAGGCGGACGTGTGGGAGTGCTAAGTATTCCTGAATTTTATGAAGAGTTTACCGGAAACGGTGCATGGAGTGAGATGGAAGACGAAAAACTTGCCATGGCAGTGAATGGGGAGATGTTTGATGACCCATTGGGAGAATTTTCGGCAATTCGGGAACAACTGCAAAATGGAATGCCATTTGCTGTCTGGAAACGAAGACTTGCAAATGCCGTTGCGCTGACAGCACAAGCCGGGCAGTATAATTATGGAAGATGTAAAAAACGAAATGATATTGTAGCAGCAAATCTTGCGCTAGACGAATTTGTGCGGGAAGGAATGCGGACAGCATATCTTTTGAATCGAAGGTATATGCCGTATTATAAATGGGCGTGGAGAGGTCTTGAAAATCTAGAACGCTTAAGTGAATTGAAACCGCTGTTTGAACAGGTACTTTCTTCAGAAGGAGAACGGGAGAGCGTGGTGGAAGAAATTTGTGCAAGGCTGTTAGAAGAACTGAAACGACAAAACCTGACATATGGGGAGGAGACGTTTTTGGAATTGCATGTGGAAAGAATTTTGGAGGCGAAAGAAGAGATGAATCCGATAATAGAACAAATTGTAGAAATGGAGTGGGAGATGTTTCAAAATGTGAGAAATACAGGCGGGCGTGCTGCGTGTCAGGATGATTTTGAGACGTTTGATGTGATGCGCAAAAGCCAGTTTTTGATATGGGATCTGCCTCTTTTGGAGAGTTACTGGCAGGATCTTCAAGAGGGAAAAGCGCAGGGAAGAAATCTGGTGATGGAAAAGTATGCTTATATGATGGAGTCTACAGCTCCAAAAGAATACGAAGCGATTGCCACGGGACTTCCGAAGATTTCAGAAGAAAAACAGGCTATGGTTGAGCAGATTGTGGCGATTCAGGTTGGATGGCGAGAGGAGTTTGCTGAAAAATATCCGCACCTGTCCGGACAGGCAAGAATCATCCACACATCGGAAGATACACTGTATGATATTTCTTTTGAGACTTATCTGCGGGGAGAACTTAAGACATATTCTATGCAGACATTGGTGCTCTATGGAAGACGTATTGTGGCGTTTGTGCAGGAACAAAAAAATATGACAGAAGAAATCATGCGCTATACAACGGCATTTTATGGCTATAAAACGTTGGAAGATGCAGAAATAAAATAG
- a CDS encoding tRNA-dihydrouridine synthase family protein, which produces MKFYLAPLEGLTTYVYRNVYHHFFHPMDKYFTPFIVPHPNRGFKPKELKEILPQHNQGLCVVPQILTNNAEDFIRTAQEFREYGYEEINLNLGCPSGTVTAKKKGSGFLGYPDELERFLYEIFERTESKISIKTRIGVEHPGEFERLLNIYNKFEMEELIIHPRVRADFYKNKPNMEVFGQAVKESKNRLCYNGDLFIKSHFEAFEKEYPQVERVMLGRGVMVNPGLLNLICEGKSLDKEVLRAFHDEFYRKNQEVLSGDRAVLFKMKELWFFMIHLFEGAEKAAKKIKKAEKRHVYEECIERLFSDYPLNQKLVK; this is translated from the coding sequence ATGAAATTTTATCTGGCGCCGTTGGAGGGGCTGACGACATATGTTTATCGGAATGTATACCATCATTTTTTCCATCCAATGGATAAATATTTTACTCCGTTTATCGTACCGCATCCAAATCGTGGATTCAAACCGAAAGAGTTGAAAGAAATTCTGCCACAGCACAATCAAGGGCTTTGTGTGGTCCCGCAGATTCTGACTAATAATGCGGAGGATTTTATCCGGACGGCACAGGAGTTTCGGGAGTATGGATATGAAGAAATCAATTTGAATTTGGGATGTCCGTCTGGGACAGTTACCGCAAAGAAAAAAGGATCCGGCTTTTTGGGATATCCGGATGAGCTGGAACGCTTTCTATACGAAATTTTTGAGCGGACAGAATCAAAGATTTCCATCAAGACAAGAATCGGGGTGGAGCATCCAGGAGAATTTGAGCGGCTTTTAAACATTTATAATAAGTTCGAGATGGAAGAACTGATTATCCATCCGAGGGTGAGGGCAGATTTTTATAAGAACAAACCAAATATGGAAGTATTTGGACAGGCAGTGAAAGAAAGCAAAAATCGGCTTTGCTATAATGGGGACCTGTTTATTAAGTCGCATTTTGAAGCGTTTGAAAAGGAGTATCCGCAGGTGGAGCGTGTGATGCTTGGGCGCGGGGTGATGGTAAATCCAGGACTTTTGAATCTGATTTGTGAGGGTAAAAGCTTAGATAAAGAAGTATTGCGTGCATTTCATGATGAATTTTACAGGAAGAATCAGGAAGTTCTTTCGGGAGACCGGGCGGTTCTTTTTAAGATGAAAGAATTGTGGTTTTTCATGATACATTTATTTGAAGGAGCAGAGAAGGCTGCCAAGAAGATCAAAAAGGCAGAAAAACGGCATGTGTATGAGGAATGTATCGAAAGGTTGTTTTCAGATTACCCGCTGAATCAAAAATTAGTAAAATAA
- a CDS encoding C39 family peptidase — protein MTNLNNMAASDKRVAEIVNHYDQYPADLLELLSKNTEATDFVLNYPSEKDKPCADTIGDVTKGVIPHLLQWDTRWGYGIYGDNFLAINGCGPTSLAMVVSGLTGDNTITPYKIAQYAASNGLYVPESGSSWELMRIGAKQYGITSQELVLDESVMANQLASGHPIICSMRPGDFTTTGHFIVLNGYENGQFHVLDPNSNANSEKLWSYERLSPQINNLWAFSI, from the coding sequence GTGACAAACTTGAATAACATGGCCGCAAGCGACAAGCGTGTCGCAGAAATTGTGAACCACTACGACCAGTATCCTGCTGATTTGCTGGAACTGCTCTCAAAAAATACCGAGGCAACTGATTTCGTTCTAAATTACCCATCTGAAAAGGACAAGCCTTGCGCCGATACAATCGGCGATGTCACAAAAGGGGTAATTCCGCACCTTCTTCAATGGGATACACGATGGGGCTACGGAATCTACGGGGATAATTTTCTAGCCATCAACGGCTGCGGACCAACTTCCCTTGCAATGGTAGTTTCCGGACTGACCGGAGACAATACGATCACCCCATATAAGATTGCACAATATGCAGCTTCCAACGGACTCTATGTTCCGGAATCCGGTTCCAGCTGGGAACTGATGCGGATAGGCGCCAAGCAATATGGAATCACCTCTCAGGAACTTGTATTAGATGAATCTGTTATGGCAAACCAACTCGCTTCTGGGCACCCGATTATCTGTAGTATGCGTCCCGGAGATTTTACTACTACCGGACACTTTATTGTGTTGAACGGATATGAGAATGGACAGTTTCATGTCTTGGACCCAAACAGCAATGCAAACAGCGAAAAGTTGTGGAGCTACGAACGACTTTCTCCACAGATTAATAATCTTTGGGCATTTTCTATTTAA
- a CDS encoding GH25 family lysozyme: MQKNFFNKDRKNKKMIIAISVSVAIIVIGLAVFCYFLFANEKENNAKNKAENAQEDPQAKIEEEKEEAKVQLPDLKASQYETDEITTGIDVSEFQGNIDWKAVADSGIDFAMIRVGYRGMKNGEIKEDACAKYNLQEASKNGLKIGAYFFSTAVTEEEAKEEAEWTKNLLSGYPVTYPVAYNCEGFQNPSSRQFELSVEERTKLADAFLKSIEEGSYTGMFYAAKNELDDNNLWNADDLSLNYRIWVAQYSDQTWPEKTKSDYTGDHVMWQYTNQGKLDGIKGAVDFNVAYFGYSQSQQAVDENGAEQVEANVEVGVNFTEVEEQVTAKDEVNLRSTMEQGSDDNIVGSMKNGETAVRTGVGNNGWSRIIYNGQTVYCVSNYLTTDLSYVTPRETESEFKTKFTDVSENVTAKEVTNLRNRPSVESPSEVIAELKNGEVIVRTGVSNEGWSRVEYNGQTLYCISSYLEVVQ, translated from the coding sequence ACAACGCAAAAAACAAAGCGGAGAATGCGCAGGAAGATCCGCAGGCAAAGATCGAAGAAGAAAAAGAGGAAGCAAAAGTGCAGCTTCCGGACTTGAAGGCATCTCAATATGAGACAGATGAGATCACAACCGGAATCGATGTCTCTGAATTTCAGGGGAATATCGACTGGAAGGCAGTTGCGGACAGCGGAATTGATTTTGCGATGATCCGTGTGGGATATCGTGGTATGAAGAACGGGGAGATTAAAGAAGATGCCTGTGCGAAATACAATCTGCAGGAAGCATCCAAAAATGGGCTGAAAATCGGAGCTTATTTCTTTTCCACGGCAGTGACAGAGGAAGAGGCAAAAGAGGAGGCAGAATGGACGAAGAATCTGCTTTCAGGATATCCGGTGACATATCCTGTTGCTTACAATTGTGAAGGTTTTCAAAATCCGTCCAGCAGACAGTTTGAGCTTTCGGTTGAGGAGCGGACAAAACTGGCAGATGCATTTCTCAAATCTATTGAAGAAGGATCTTACACAGGAATGTTCTATGCAGCGAAAAATGAACTGGATGACAATAATTTGTGGAATGCAGATGATCTTTCTTTAAATTATCGTATCTGGGTTGCACAGTACTCGGATCAGACATGGCCGGAAAAAACAAAATCTGACTATACAGGTGACCATGTAATGTGGCAGTACACCAATCAGGGAAAACTGGACGGAATCAAAGGTGCGGTTGACTTTAATGTCGCTTATTTCGGATATAGTCAGTCCCAGCAGGCGGTAGATGAAAACGGAGCAGAGCAAGTGGAAGCTAATGTAGAGGTGGGAGTCAATTTTACAGAAGTGGAAGAGCAGGTGACGGCAAAAGACGAGGTGAATCTTCGAAGTACGATGGAACAAGGAAGTGATGATAATATCGTAGGAAGCATGAAAAACGGAGAGACAGCAGTTCGAACAGGAGTGGGAAATAACGGCTGGTCGAGAATAATCTACAATGGGCAGACTGTGTACTGTGTCAGCAATTATCTGACAACAGATTTGAGTTATGTGACGCCGCGGGAGACTGAAAGTGAGTTTAAGACAAAGTTTACGGATGTATCTGAAAATGTGACGGCAAAAGAAGTGACAAATCTTCGCAATCGTCCTAGTGTGGAGTCGCCATCAGAAGTTATTGCAGAATTAAAAAATGGGGAAGTCATCGTGCGTACCGGCGTGTCGAACGAAGGGTGGTCCAGAGTAGAATATAATGGACAGACTTTATATTGTATCAGCAGCTATTTGGAAGTTGTACAATAG
- a CDS encoding ABC transporter ATP-binding protein, with product MRLELREVQKAFDQKQVLKGASFVFEKGKIYGLLGRNGAGKTTLFNCISKEISCDGEIALYDGADDILDFSQIGFTYAHPILPEFLTGYEFLKFYIDINKDKIKDKKSIPEYFDMIKIKEEDWYRLIKDYSHGMKNKMQMICFLITKPPVILLDEPLTSFDVVVAHEIKQMLKAMKQDHIIIFSTHILELAEDLCDEIVILNQGKLEAIDHNMIGAPEFEEKIFEALKEEQHD from the coding sequence ATGAGGTTGGAACTCAGAGAAGTGCAGAAGGCATTTGATCAAAAACAAGTTCTGAAAGGTGCAAGTTTTGTGTTTGAAAAAGGAAAGATATATGGTCTGTTGGGAAGAAACGGGGCAGGAAAGACAACACTTTTCAATTGTATCAGCAAAGAGATTTCCTGTGACGGTGAGATTGCGTTATATGACGGAGCGGATGATATTTTGGACTTTTCACAAATCGGATTTACATATGCGCATCCGATTTTACCAGAATTTTTGACAGGATATGAATTTCTCAAGTTTTATATTGATATCAATAAAGATAAGATTAAGGATAAAAAGTCAATTCCGGAGTACTTTGATATGATTAAGATCAAAGAAGAAGACTGGTACCGTCTGATTAAGGATTACTCGCATGGAATGAAAAATAAAATGCAGATGATCTGCTTTTTGATTACGAAGCCTCCGGTGATTCTGCTGGATGAGCCTTTGACTTCTTTTGATGTCGTTGTGGCGCATGAGATTAAGCAGATGTTAAAAGCGATGAAGCAAGATCACATCATTATTTTTTCGACACATATTTTGGAACTTGCAGAGGATCTATGTGATGAGATTGTCATTTTGAATCAGGGAAAACTGGAGGCAATTGACCACAATATGATTGGGGCGCCTGAATTTGAAGAGAAGATTTTTGAGGCGCTGAAGGAGGAACAGCATGATTAA